The proteins below are encoded in one region of Castor canadensis chromosome 6, mCasCan1.hap1v2, whole genome shotgun sequence:
- the Tmem161b gene encoding transmembrane protein 161B isoform X5 yields MKPTQEMNISLVWCLLVLSFAIKVLFSLTTHYFKVEDGGERSVCVTFGFFFFVKAMAVLIVTENYLEFGLESGFTNFSDTAMQFLEKQGLESQGPVSKLTFKFFLAIFCSLIGAFLTFPGLRLAQMHLDALNLATEKITQTLLHINFLAPLFMVLLWVKPITKDYIMNPPLGKESVPLMTEATFDTVRLWIIILLCALRLAMIRSHLQAYLNLAQKCVDQMKKEAGRISTVELQKMVARVFYYLCVIALQYVAPLVMLLHMTLLLKTLGNHSWGIYPESVSTLLVDNSLPSNSVYSELPSADGKMKVTVTQITVALSSLKNIFTPLLFRGLLSFLTWWIAACLFSTSLFGLFYHQYLTVA; encoded by the exons caaagttttattttcattaactacaCACTATTTTAAAGTAGAAGATGGTGGCGAAAGATCAGTCTGTGTcacctttggattttttttcttcgtCAAAGCAATGGCAGTTTTGATTGTAACAGAGAATTACCTGGAATTTGGACTTGAATCAG GGTTTACAAATTTTTCAGACACTGCGATGCAGTTTCTTGAAAAGCAAGGTTTAGAATCTCA aGGTCCTGTTTCAAAACTTACTTTCAAATTTTTCCTGGCTATTTTCTGTTCACTCATTGGGGCTTTTTTGACATTTCCTGGATTACGGCTGGCTCAAATGCATCTGGATGCCCTGAATTTGGCAACAGAAAAAATTACACA AACATTACTTCATATCAACTTTTTGGCTCCTTTATTTATGGTTCTGCTCTGGGTAAAACCGATCACCAAAGACTACATTATGAACCCACCATTGGGTAAAGAAAGTGTCCCTTT AATGACAGAAGCTACATTCGATACTGTGCGACTCTGGATTATTATCCTGCTGTGTGCTTTGCGGTTGGCCATGATACGTAGTCACCTGCAAGCATATTTAAACTTAGCCCAGAAGTGTGTGGATCAGATGAAGAAAGAAGCAGGGCGAATAAGTACAGTTGAGCTACAGAAAATG GTGGCTCGAGTCTTTTATTACCTTTGTGTCATTGCCCTGCAGTATGTGGCACCTCTGGTGATGCTTCTTCACATGACTCTGCTCTTGAAAACACTGG GTAATCATTCCTGGGGGATTTATCCAGAATCTGTCTCTACCTTGCTGGTGGATAATAGTCTACCCTCCAATTCTGTTTACTCTGAATTACCATCTGCTGATGGAAAGATGAAGGTAACTGTTACCCAAATAACAGTGGCACTGAGCAGCTTAAAAAACATATTCACTCCTCTCCTTTTTCGAggacttctttcatttttgacaTGGTGGATTGCTGCTTGCCTGTTTTCTACAAGCCTTTTTGGGCTTTTCTATCACCAGTATCTGACTGTGGCATGA
- the Tmem161b gene encoding transmembrane protein 161B isoform X6, giving the protein MAVLIVTENYLEFGLESGFTNFSDTAMQFLEKQGLESQGPVSKLTFKFFLAIFCSLIGAFLTFPGLRLAQMHLDALNLATEKITQTLLHINFLAPLFMVLLWVKPITKDYIMNPPLGKESVPLMTEATFDTVRLWIIILLCALRLAMIRSHLQAYLNLAQKCVDQMKKEAGRISTVELQKMVARVFYYLCVIALQYVAPLVMLLHMTLLLKTLGNHSWGIYPESVSTLLVDNSLPSNSVYSELPSADGKMKVTVTQITVALSSLKNIFTPLLFRGLLSFLTWWIAACLFSTSLFGLFYHQYLTVA; this is encoded by the exons ATGGCAGTTTTGATTGTAACAGAGAATTACCTGGAATTTGGACTTGAATCAG GGTTTACAAATTTTTCAGACACTGCGATGCAGTTTCTTGAAAAGCAAGGTTTAGAATCTCA aGGTCCTGTTTCAAAACTTACTTTCAAATTTTTCCTGGCTATTTTCTGTTCACTCATTGGGGCTTTTTTGACATTTCCTGGATTACGGCTGGCTCAAATGCATCTGGATGCCCTGAATTTGGCAACAGAAAAAATTACACA AACATTACTTCATATCAACTTTTTGGCTCCTTTATTTATGGTTCTGCTCTGGGTAAAACCGATCACCAAAGACTACATTATGAACCCACCATTGGGTAAAGAAAGTGTCCCTTT AATGACAGAAGCTACATTCGATACTGTGCGACTCTGGATTATTATCCTGCTGTGTGCTTTGCGGTTGGCCATGATACGTAGTCACCTGCAAGCATATTTAAACTTAGCCCAGAAGTGTGTGGATCAGATGAAGAAAGAAGCAGGGCGAATAAGTACAGTTGAGCTACAGAAAATG GTGGCTCGAGTCTTTTATTACCTTTGTGTCATTGCCCTGCAGTATGTGGCACCTCTGGTGATGCTTCTTCACATGACTCTGCTCTTGAAAACACTGG GTAATCATTCCTGGGGGATTTATCCAGAATCTGTCTCTACCTTGCTGGTGGATAATAGTCTACCCTCCAATTCTGTTTACTCTGAATTACCATCTGCTGATGGAAAGATGAAGGTAACTGTTACCCAAATAACAGTGGCACTGAGCAGCTTAAAAAACATATTCACTCCTCTCCTTTTTCGAggacttctttcatttttgacaTGGTGGATTGCTGCTTGCCTGTTTTCTACAAGCCTTTTTGGGCTTTTCTATCACCAGTATCTGACTGTGGCATGA